The sequence below is a genomic window from Nitrososphaerota archaeon.
TAACATCTGGCAATGTCCTTCTTCTTGACATTGCTCGCAGCAGCGACATCCTTAAGAGTCCTCGGCGTCATGGTGTCCCTGCAAGCAGCATACAGAGATGCTGAAATCAGGGCAGAAATAGACCTTCCTCGAACCAGACCTCTGTCAAGGGCCTTCCTATAGATGTAAGCGGCCTTTTCTATTACTGCATCACTCACATTGAGCTTATCAGTCAGTCTGTCAAGCTCGCTGAAAGCCGTCCTAAGATTCCTATCAACTGGCTCGTGAACCTGACTCCTACCGTCCCATGTCCTTAGTCTCTCAATTGTAGCTTTGATTGAAGATGGTAAGGACTTGCCAGAAGCGTCCCTATCCTCAACACCTATAACAGTAGCTAATCCCATATCGTGCATTGCCAAAGATGCTGGTATGCCCGTCCTGCTCCTGTCATCCTTTTCTTCTTTAGAGAATGCTCTCCATTCTGGGCCCACTTCTTCAATCTTCTCTCTTACAACATATCCACAATTGCTACAAAAGAGTTCTCCTCCAGCAGTGTCTACTACCATCGGACCCCTTACGCAACGAGGACATCTGTCTACTGATCTGTGTAGATCAAAGAGTTTGCTCAAGTTTCTATCGGCTGACATTTTTTTACCACAAACCTTTTATTCGGCAGTAGAAGAAATGTTGGAAGTCATATATAAACCTTCAGGTATAGACAAGTTTAGCCAATTCTCAACCTTTCAAAACTCTTAAGTGCTGAAGAATGGATGCGCTATAAATCTTCGTCAGGTGTGCATCATTTGAGCAAGGAAATCGGGATAACTGCAAAACGTTCAGAGAACTTCTCAGACTGGTACGTTCAAGTTGTTACCAAAGCCGGTTTGGCAGATTATTCAGCAGTCAAAGGTTTCATAATCTTAAGACCTTATGGACATGCTATCTGGGAGAGGATTCAGAAATACGTAAATCGCCATCTGAAAAAAACTGGGCATGAAAACGCGTACTTCCCAGTTCTAATCCCCGAAAGTTTGCTCAGCAAAGAAGCCGAACATTTTGCAGGTTTCATACCAGAGGTATTCTGGGTTACACGTGCAGGCAACAACGAATTGGGAGAAAGGTTAGCTACCAGACCAACATCTGAAACCATAGCCTACGCTTCGTTTGGAAAATGGATAAGGAGCTGGAGGGACCTGCCATTGTTGCTCAACTTCTGGAATTCCGTATTGAGAGCAGAGATAAAGGCTACAAGGCCGTTCATAAGGACTTCAGAATTTCTCTGGCAGGAGGGCCATACCGTTCACGCTACTAAAGAAGAGGCTGCTGCAGAAGTCATGATGATAGCCAATATGTATAGTAGGTTGATGGAGCACGTGCTCGCCATACCTGTCCTAGTAGGATACAAAAGCGACAAGGAGAAGTTTGTTGGCGCCCTTTACACCGTGACGTTAGAGGGAATGATGCCAGATGGGAAAGCTCTCCAGATGGGCACATCGCATAACTTGGGCCAGAATTTTTCGAAACCCTTCGAAATAAAGTTTCTTGGAAAAGATGGTCAAGAACATTTTGCATGGCAAGCCTCTTGGGGGATATCTTGGAGATTGATCGGAGCCGTAGTAATGACTCACGGAGATGACAAAGGGCTGGTTCTGCCCCCACGAATAGCGCCTATACAATGCGTTATAGTAACAATATTCTATAAAGAAGCTGACAAGGGGAGAATTCTATCCAAGGCTAAAGAGGTTTTTGATGTCTTATCAGCAGAGAAGATCAGAACCTTCATTGATGACAGAGAACAATATACCCCAGGCTGGAAGTTCAATGAATGGGAGATGAAGGGTGTTCCATTGAGAATAGAAATCGGTCCCAGAGACGTAGAAAAGGGGCAGATCACCGTAGTTAGAAGAGATAGTTCGGAGAAGTTCATAGTTAAGATAGGTTCCGTAGCTGCAGAGATTAAGCACGTGTTGGTACAGATACAGAAGAATCTGCACGAAAAGGCTCTGAAACTTAATGAAACTAAGACCAAGACTGCAAATTCCTACGGTGAGCTGAAGAGCTATATTGAAGTTGACGCTGGTTTCGTCAAGGCGCCGTGGTGTGGGAGGATGGAATGCGAAGTTCAGGTCAAGGTCGAAACCGGTGCCGACATACGTCTAATCCCTCTTAAAGAGGAAAAACTGGAAACCAATTGTCTAGTATGTGGGCAAGCCGCAAAACACACAGCATATTTTTCAAGGGCTTACTAGAAAGGTCGTATCTTGGACATAATAGATTTAGAGTTCCTATTACAACTATCAAACAGCCTTATTGAACAATACGGCTACCCAGGCATTTTTATAATCAGCCTGCTATCAAGTCTGATTGTATTTGTTCCAGTGCCCTATTTTGTACCTTTGATAATAGCTGCGCTCAGACTAGATCCCACATTAGTTGCACTGTTGTCTTCAGCAGGCGCAACTATATCAAAGATAATTATCTTCAGGCTTAGCTATTATGGAGGGAAACTTGTTAATGAACAGACTAGGAAGAGGATGAAACCGTTTGAAATCTTAGTTTCAAGATATGGATGGTTAGCATCGTTTATAGCCGCTGCAACTCCCTTGCCAGACGATTTGGTTTATATTCCGTTAGGTTTTGTCAGGTACAATATCTATAAATTTGGAATATCCCTGTTCGCAGGTAAGTTTCTGCTTGCTTTAATTATGGCGTGGGGTTCACGGTTATCTGCACCATATGTAGAGCTGCTAATAGATCAAATAAGAGACCCCACTTCTGCATTTCTAGTAACGATCAGTCTGATTGCTGGATCAGCAATTACTATCATAGCGATAATGAAGCTTAACTGGGAAAAGGTTTTGGGAAGATGGATTCCCTCTAGCAGTGTTCAAGATTGAGGGTTATCGGTGACTTTCATATACACTCTAGGTTCAGCCGAGCGACTAGCCCTGCTCTTAATCTACCGAACCTTGCTGAGAATGCGAGGATAAAGGGACTCGACCTTCTGGGCACCGGCGACATAACACATCCGAAATGGTTTGCAGAAGTTTCCGAACAGTTGGAAGATAATGACGGCATATTACATCTAAGAGGCGCCGGCGAAAAGGCGCCGAAATTCGTGATTACTTCAGAAGTTGCAACAGTTTTTCAGCACGAAGGTAGATCAAGAAAAATCCACCACTGCTTGCTCCTTCCTGACCTAGAGGTTGCAAAGCAACTGTCTGACAAGCTCGAACAAAAAGGGAACTTGAAAGAAGACGGGAGACCTCTATTGAATATGACTGCTACGGAGCTGGTAGAGATTCTCAAGGGGATTAGCAGAGATACTGAAATCTATCCTGCACACGCATGGACACCTTGGTGGAGCCTATTTGGAGCAAATTTTGGATTCGACTCTTCAAAAGAATGCTATCAGGAATATTCTTCAGATATGCATGCCTTGGAAACTGGACTATCAAGCGATCCACCAATGAACTGGCGCATGAGCGAATTGGATGGGTTAACACTGCTATCAAACAGCGATTGCCATTCGGCTTATCCGTTCAGGTTGGGCAGGGAAGCCAATATACTGGAGCTTGACAATCTAACCTATTCAAGCCTGATAGATGCGATAAGGAAGAAGGGTAAGAACAAGGTTGTTTCCACCATAGAAACAAAGCCCGAATATGGGAAGTACCATTGGACAGGCCATCGAGTTTGTGGCATTTCTCTATCTGGTGATGAATCAAAAAAAATTGGAGCGAAATGTCCCAAATGCGGAAGGAAACTTACAAGGGGCGTGGAAGAGAGAGTTTCTGAACTTGCGGATAGGCCGAAAGGTTTCAAACCAAAAGTTGCTGCTGGCTGGACTTACGCTTACCCCTTGCAGGAACTCATAGCAGAAACAATGGGAGAGAGTAGCCCTCTTTCAAAAACTGTTCAGCATCTTTATGATAAAGCCATCGCAGCCTTGAACAATGAATTTAACATAACTCTCTTCGCTCCTATAGCTTCGGTTGCGGAGGTTCTTGGTAAGGAAATTGCTCATCTAGTCGCGGCAATAAGAAATGACATGGCAGAAATTGTACCTGGATATGATGGTGTCTACGGGAAACTGAAACTCGCATCTAAGGGAGAAAAAGCACCTCCAAAGGAGGGACTAGATATTTGGATTTGAAAAAACTGCAGAAAAAAGCTTTCCTGCTCGATGTCGAGGGAGTATTATGTGATGAAATTGATAATGGTAAAGCCTTTCCGTTTGCGATAGAATTTGTTAAGAACCTTAAGAAAGCAGGGAAGAAGGTTTCTGTCCTTTCCAACATATCAAGGAAGCCTAGTGCAATAGTCTTCTCAAGGTTGAGAAGTATGGGTTTCCCTCTCACAGAAAACGAGGTTTCCACGGCTGGGGCTGCTACAGCACTATACGTAAAAAGAAAGCATCCTAAAGCAAAATGCTTTGTGATAAGCGAATGGGGTTTGCGCACAGACTTGGAAAAGCAGGACATCATAGTTGTTAACGAGGGAGATGCTGACATTGTTCTGGTAGGTGTGGACAGGCGGGTAAGCTACTCAGAGTTAAATCATGCTGCTCGGCTCGTTATGAAGGGCGCTAAACTGATCTGTGTAGGCACTACCATGATGTTCAAGGGCACTTTCCTCGGTGAATCTGGGATGTATCTCGGCGAAGCTCCGTTTGCAAACGCGATCTCTATGGCAACGAAGGCTCCAATCACATACATTGGCAAGCCTTATCCAGAAATCTTTCTTCAGACTATGGCAAACATTGGTGTAAGGGCAAAGGATACTATAATGGTCGGCGACAGCTTGTCATCAGATATCAAAGGAGCAAACGCGGCCGGGATAGAGAGTGTATTCATTACAAAAGGCAGCAAATTCGAGCAAAAGAAAATCTCCAAAGAAGAAAGGCCTACTTTTGTTGCGAGGGACTTGGGAGAACTAAACGATCTAATGTTCGGATGATTGATCAGCCTTATTTTCGAACATATTTTTGTTGTTCTGTACTATCAGAAGTAGCCCCAGAATCAACAGTGCTGCTGCGGCTGCAGCCCTTGGCTCGAACGGTATCGAGCCTCCGCTTCCAATAAAGTATGTTATCGGAGATAGTACTAGAAGGATTATGGCGATTGTATTGGCACTCGCATTTTTATCCATCTGAAACTTGAACGGTACAACGATAAGGAAGGATAGGAAGACGAGCAGTGCAGAGAAGAGAATTGGATACCTTCCAGCAAGAAAAGTTCCTAGTATTAGAGGCAGTGGCGCTGTGCCCAAGGCAAACAAGGCGGCAAGAATAGTCAGCACCAAAGTGACAATGGCCAATCTCTGCATCCTCCTAGCGTTTACATTTACCTTCTTGCTTCTAATATCAGGAGGACTGTAGTAAATTTCAAGCAATAGAGCAGTGCAGACTGAAACGATTGCAATGATAAAGATTATTGGATTACTGGTAATCGCAATATAAGTATCAACATTGAAGGCTGAGGAAGTTATCGCAGTATAGATAGCAAATATCCCGCTCACTGCTACAGGTAGCAGGAAAAGTATGAACGATGCGTCCTCTATACCGCTGCTCTTTGACTCCATGCTTTCACCATTCCCAAAGTAGAGGGTTCTTTAACCTTTGTCCATCAATGAACATATTTCTGTCTGAATTCTTCATATGCTTGGCTAAGTTTCTGTCTTTTTGGAGGGCTCTTGAACCCGAAAGCGCATATAGTACTTTCCAAACCCTTGTGTTCCTTGTCTCTGGCTGCCTTTATCGCTCTAACTATGTCGACAAGCACACCTGCGCCGTTAGGGCCGTCTGTAGTTCTCAAGTAGATATCAAATCTTACACTTGAGCCAAGAAACTGCTCCCCCTCAATCCAGTAATAGCTTGTTCGTGAATTGCCCATAAAGTCCACATAGTCAGTCGTTCCTGCAACTGATTCTATATTATACGGTACTTCAAGTGCTATTGCCTCAGTCTTGACATTTCTCTTGACAGCCCTCAAATCTTCTCCAAGCGTGTTGAGTGTCTCCATCCCTCCTCCAACATCAAGCTGGTAACTCTTCTTAACTCGAATACCTCTGCTATTCATGATATCCAGAATACCTCTATGGAACGCTGTGCCTCCGAACTGGCTCATCAAGTCGTCTCCAACGATGATTACTCCAGCATCGATATATTTGGGAACTATTTTATTGTCATTAATCAGTTTTGTCGGCGTTGCATTTACGAAAGAGCACTGAGCCGAAACTGCAGCCTCAGCATATTCTTTCGATGCGGCATCATTGCCAGATGAGATTAGGTTAAGCAAAATATCTGCTTTCTTTCTCTTTAGAGAATCTGCAATAGAACCATTTCGCGTTATTGTTTTCACACCACCTGCTTGAAGATGTTTGGCATTGCCAAGTATTCCCGCTTCTACATCAACACCCAAAGGTCTTAGATTGATGTACTTGGGCATGACGTTAGGTCTTGCGAATATTGCCTTTGATAGATCTGAGCCGACTTTTCTTGAATCTATGTCATAAGCTGCGACGATTTCAATATCTGAAATTGAATGTCCTCCAACCTTTTGGTGCCATAACCCTGTTCTGCTGGGGTCATCGCTGTAATACTGGGCTCCTTGTACTAATGCGGCGGTAGCATTACCTACACCTGCAATGGCAACTCTGATCTTACTGGGCATTGCCTATGCCACGGCTATAACAAGATTTATACTTTAGAGGCTACAAAACATCTCCCGATAGGAGAACCAAAGCCAGACCTCTGGAGTAGATTTGCTATGCAGTGAGTTCTATCTCGATGGTTGAGACGTTCCTAGACGAACCGTCTTGAGATGGCATTTGTTCTGTGTCAAGCTTTATGTTAGAGACTTTGATATCGGTGCTGAACCTCTTCCTAGTCACTTCTGCTACATCTACTGCGAGGCTTATTGCGGCTCCCCTTGCCTTGAGCGTTACTGTCTTTGCATTATTTAGCACTGTGAGTGCTGCAAGTACGTAGTTCATGACAGGTTTCTGCCTACCTACGAAGACCGTCGTCCTTGATGCGGAATCTGCTTCGGCGTTCGACATAACACTGTAGGACAGAAAGCCTGAATATATATTTACGGAAAATTAGCGTTTATTTTCTGATCCTGCGCTCAAGTTCCTTGGGGTATTCTGGGAAGTAATATGCAATCTTCATGATGTCAAATTCCCTGAGTATCGACTCTTTGGACTCCCGCTCCAGCAAGAATTCGAATGATTTCCTGACACATTCTTCTGGTGATACAGTGTTGTTAGTTAATTTCCTGTAGTCCGCTTGGTTCATTCTTACTCTATGCTCTGTTGTACCGTTGCTTTCCTGCACCTGAATCGTAAATACCCAGCCATCTTTAACTGTGCTAGATTTGATATTGATCATTATTTATCCCATAGACCTTCTCAGCTGAGCGGCCTCTACAAGGTATCTTCTGGCCTCTTGTTCATTGCCTTCTGCAAGCGATATGAGGAAATTGTTGATGGTATTTTCATGCTTTCTTTCGTTCAAAGAGCGAGGTCCAGCCCTAACATCGAAGTGCTCCTGTGCTGCTGACAAACCCTTCATCACGTTTGGCAGTGCCTTCTTTACATCTTCTAGCCCTAGAGGCTTTGCAATCTCATCACTCGATAGTAACAAGTTGATATTCTGCCATGAAACGTAGCCAGCAGCCTTCTGTAAATTTGTCTTCAAGTGCAGGTGATTCTCTTTAAGAACATTCCACTCGTCTTCAGTAAGACCTGCAGCGGCTTCAAGGCCTAGTAGTTCTGGCGGCGCACCTAGGGTGTACAGTGCAGCAGCGAAAGGTATAGCTCTGGGAAGAGAAATCGAGCCAACTTTTCTTGAATAGCCGAAGAGGCCTATGTGCAGCTTCCTTGCCCTCCTTGATGGCACGTATTTTGCGATCCTCTCTATTATGGGAGAGAGTGTTTCAACTGATTGGAGGTAAGAATCTGAAAATTTGTGTATTATGTTCTGGATTACTTGCCTATCTTCTTCTGTAAGTTGCTTTGCGCTCTTCTTGCCAAGGTTTTTGTTAAGGAAGCTTATAATTTTCTTTACTTCATTTGCTGGATAGTCATAGCGCAAAGCGGATTGTATGGTAGTCGTACATACTCCTTCGTACTCTTCGACAAAGTTTTCTACGTTCTCAGGTGAGAGGTGCCCCCTAAATGGAAGCGAGCCGACTCCGATTATCGGGTATATCGGAAGACCAAGTTTTTCGGAGGACTTTTGCATATCTGAAAGCGCAATCTTGACTAAGAGTACGGAGGGAATCAGGCCGTAGTTAAGTGCGGGATCTGATCTTGCTATGAAGGCTCTAACATAGTTAGGTTTCACGTGCTTAACATAGCCCTCAATTATGTTGCCAAGCTTGGTCATGCTTTGAGAGTCTTCAACAAGGGGGATGAGTTCGATGGATTTAGGCTCAAATTCCCCCAGCCAGTCGCTTCTGGAATTGTTTTTGCCGCTAGGAGAACCTACACCAGACACGTACGTCCTGTAGAAATCTACTATCTGCGTGAGTTGCTTCGCACTTGTAGTGAAAGGAAGTATAACCTCAAAGATCGGAGTCACTGATTCTTTGTTGTAGAAGGTCTTTGCTATATCGAAGGATTGAGGGATCGACCATAGGGTTTCAACCAGAACCTTCCTCTCGGCAAGCTCGATTGCGGGATTTGGAACCCTGTATGTGATGAAGATGTCCTTTCCCATTTCATGCTGCCTGAAGAATTGTTCGTATGACGAAACTAACTTCCTGACTACGTGTGAGTCAACATCCTTACCCTCTGCATCCCACATTACTTCTTCACATCCGAACTCTGCAAATGCTTGATATGCCTCGGTAACTTCATCGTCGCCTGCGATGACACCGCCTTTAGCCCAAGAGGGTATGCTCGCATTATCTGGGTGCTGCGAAGACATTGTGTGAGGGATGCGCCTTTCCATCTTGCTCGGCTTTTTCCCCAGACAGCCTTGATATAATACTATTCTCTACTACATCGGATTATATATCAGTCATTTGCGAGGGCTTGGATATTGAGCAAGAAGATACGGCGTCCGTCGTGGGACGAATATTTTATGGGTGTTGCACATGCAGTAAAAGCTAGATCGAACTGCATAAGAAGACGGGTAGGGGCGATAATGGTCAGGGACAAGCAGATAGTCTCTACT
It includes:
- the ppcA gene encoding phosphoenolpyruvate carboxylase, whose translation is MERRIPHTMSSQHPDNASIPSWAKGGVIAGDDEVTEAYQAFAEFGCEEVMWDAEGKDVDSHVVRKLVSSYEQFFRQHEMGKDIFITYRVPNPAIELAERKVLVETLWSIPQSFDIAKTFYNKESVTPIFEVILPFTTSAKQLTQIVDFYRTYVSGVGSPSGKNNSRSDWLGEFEPKSIELIPLVEDSQSMTKLGNIIEGYVKHVKPNYVRAFIARSDPALNYGLIPSVLLVKIALSDMQKSSEKLGLPIYPIIGVGSLPFRGHLSPENVENFVEEYEGVCTTTIQSALRYDYPANEVKKIISFLNKNLGKKSAKQLTEEDRQVIQNIIHKFSDSYLQSVETLSPIIERIAKYVPSRRARKLHIGLFGYSRKVGSISLPRAIPFAAALYTLGAPPELLGLEAAAGLTEDEWNVLKENHLHLKTNLQKAAGYVSWQNINLLLSSDEIAKPLGLEDVKKALPNVMKGLSAAQEHFDVRAGPRSLNERKHENTINNFLISLAEGNEQEARRYLVEAAQLRRSMG
- the albA gene encoding DNA-binding protein Alba; this translates as MSNAEADSASRTTVFVGRQKPVMNYVLAALTVLNNAKTVTLKARGAAISLAVDVAEVTRKRFSTDIKVSNIKLDTEQMPSQDGSSRNVSTIEIELTA
- a CDS encoding DNA helicase UvrD yields the protein MRVIGDFHIHSRFSRATSPALNLPNLAENARIKGLDLLGTGDITHPKWFAEVSEQLEDNDGILHLRGAGEKAPKFVITSEVATVFQHEGRSRKIHHCLLLPDLEVAKQLSDKLEQKGNLKEDGRPLLNMTATELVEILKGISRDTEIYPAHAWTPWWSLFGANFGFDSSKECYQEYSSDMHALETGLSSDPPMNWRMSELDGLTLLSNSDCHSAYPFRLGREANILELDNLTYSSLIDAIRKKGKNKVVSTIETKPEYGKYHWTGHRVCGISLSGDESKKIGAKCPKCGRKLTRGVEERVSELADRPKGFKPKVAAGWTYAYPLQELIAETMGESSPLSKTVQHLYDKAIAALNNEFNITLFAPIASVAEVLGKEIAHLVAAIRNDMAEIVPGYDGVYGKLKLASKGEKAPPKEGLDIWI
- a CDS encoding HAD-IIA family hydrolase, translating into MDLKKLQKKAFLLDVEGVLCDEIDNGKAFPFAIEFVKNLKKAGKKVSVLSNISRKPSAIVFSRLRSMGFPLTENEVSTAGAATALYVKRKHPKAKCFVISEWGLRTDLEKQDIIVVNEGDADIVLVGVDRRVSYSELNHAARLVMKGAKLICVGTTMMFKGTFLGESGMYLGEAPFANAISMATKAPITYIGKPYPEIFLQTMANIGVRAKDTIMVGDSLSSDIKGANAAGIESVFITKGSKFEQKKISKEERPTFVARDLGELNDLMFG
- the tfb gene encoding transcription initiation factor IIB (stabilizes TBP binding to an archaeal box-A promoter; responsible for recruiting RNA polymerase II to the pre-initiation complex) — translated: MSADRNLSKLFDLHRSVDRCPRCVRGPMVVDTAGGELFCSNCGYVVREKIEEVGPEWRAFSKEEKDDRSRTGIPASLAMHDMGLATVIGVEDRDASGKSLPSSIKATIERLRTWDGRSQVHEPVDRNLRTAFSELDRLTDKLNVSDAVIEKAAYIYRKALDRGLVRGRSISALISASLYAACRDTMTPRTLKDVAAASNVKKKDIARCYRLLLREMDLRMPVVDPTKCVSRIASKAGLSEKTKRRALLILKKAAETRTSAGKDPMGLAAAALYVACVLEGENKTQKDVAEAAGVTEVTIRNRYKGLKASLKL
- a CDS encoding DedA family protein, whose product is MLDIIDLEFLLQLSNSLIEQYGYPGIFIISLLSSLIVFVPVPYFVPLIIAALRLDPTLVALLSSAGATISKIIIFRLSYYGGKLVNEQTRKRMKPFEILVSRYGWLASFIAAATPLPDDLVYIPLGFVRYNIYKFGISLFAGKFLLALIMAWGSRLSAPYVELLIDQIRDPTSAFLVTISLIAGSAITIIAIMKLNWEKVLGRWIPSSSVQD
- a CDS encoding proline--tRNA ligase, whose amino-acid sequence is MRYKSSSGVHHLSKEIGITAKRSENFSDWYVQVVTKAGLADYSAVKGFIILRPYGHAIWERIQKYVNRHLKKTGHENAYFPVLIPESLLSKEAEHFAGFIPEVFWVTRAGNNELGERLATRPTSETIAYASFGKWIRSWRDLPLLLNFWNSVLRAEIKATRPFIRTSEFLWQEGHTVHATKEEAAAEVMMIANMYSRLMEHVLAIPVLVGYKSDKEKFVGALYTVTLEGMMPDGKALQMGTSHNLGQNFSKPFEIKFLGKDGQEHFAWQASWGISWRLIGAVVMTHGDDKGLVLPPRIAPIQCVIVTIFYKEADKGRILSKAKEVFDVLSAEKIRTFIDDREQYTPGWKFNEWEMKGVPLRIEIGPRDVEKGQITVVRRDSSEKFIVKIGSVAAEIKHVLVQIQKNLHEKALKLNETKTKTANSYGELKSYIEVDAGFVKAPWCGRMECEVQVKVETGADIRLIPLKEEKLETNCLVCGQAAKHTAYFSRAY
- a CDS encoding inositol-3-phosphate synthase, which codes for MPSKIRVAIAGVGNATAALVQGAQYYSDDPSRTGLWHQKVGGHSISDIEIVAAYDIDSRKVGSDLSKAIFARPNVMPKYINLRPLGVDVEAGILGNAKHLQAGGVKTITRNGSIADSLKRKKADILLNLISSGNDAASKEYAEAAVSAQCSFVNATPTKLINDNKIVPKYIDAGVIIVGDDLMSQFGGTAFHRGILDIMNSRGIRVKKSYQLDVGGGMETLNTLGEDLRAVKRNVKTEAIALEVPYNIESVAGTTDYVDFMGNSRTSYYWIEGEQFLGSSVRFDIYLRTTDGPNGAGVLVDIVRAIKAARDKEHKGLESTICAFGFKSPPKRQKLSQAYEEFRQKYVH